Within Nitrospirota bacterium, the genomic segment ACGGATATTCTGCAATCTTGGGCTTTGCTGCAGATACACTGGATATGAAGGTTGATTTACCTGCATTGGGAAGACCTATTATACCTACGTCAGCTAACAGTTTGAGTTCCAGCACAAGCCACATTGCCTCACCGTTCCCGCCGGGTTGTGCATACCTTGGCGCCCTGTTGAGCGATGTCTTAAACGCAGCATTTCCAAGCCCGCCTCTGCCGCCATGAGCCACAACCACAGTTTCATCCTCTTTAATCAGGTCAGCTATCAGTTCTTTAGTTTCAAAATTGTATATCAGAGTACCAACCGGTACTCTCATAACTATATCTTTGGCATTCTTCCCATGCATATCCTTTCCCTGACCATGCTCACCGCGTTCAGCCAGATAATGCTGATGATACTTCTGGTCAATAAGGGTATTGAGTTCTGAGGATGCTTTGATAATAATTGATCCGCCATTGCCGCCATTGCCTCCGTTAGGCCCGCCGCGCGGGACATACTTCTCCCTACGGAAACTTACACAACCGTTTCCACCATTTCCGGCCTGAACAAATATTTTAATGCGGTCTATGAACATAGAAAATAAAAAAGGGTTCAAGGGGTGAAGGATTCAAGGGGTCAAGTGGGATACACTTGAACCCTCGAACCCTCGAATCCTGTAACCCTCCCTATATAATTTAT encodes:
- the obgE gene encoding GTPase ObgE, whose protein sequence is MFIDRIKIFVQAGNGGNGCVSFRREKYVPRGGPNGGNGGNGGSIIIKASSELNTLIDQKYHQHYLAERGEHGQGKDMHGKNAKDIVMRVPVGTLIYNFETKELIADLIKEDETVVVAHGGRGGLGNAAFKTSLNRAPRYAQPGGNGEAMWLVLELKLLADVGIIGLPNAGKSTFISSVSAAKPKIAEYPFTTLNPQLGVVSSGKYKSFVMADIPGLIEGAHEGKGLGFQFLRHVERTSILLHLVDVSDGATLEPVEALEAINKELSLYSPVLIEKPQVVAGTKIDSMTNQDKLKALTRYCKSKGYKFFSISAVTGKGVKELIRYLGEEVEEGRGGADGQA